One Streptomyces hundungensis DNA segment encodes these proteins:
- a CDS encoding DUF6227 family protein, translated as MVLHVPHPLDGERGPGDESAQDQLAALLGRALNSFDLPDEFVERLDLAMAHTTSLHSSLHTSAAGPGGHRLSRETYRHCYLLLDGTTVTLWELAHHDGRQYAHEVYAAEEDVRLAAVRLRRRVLPYDPAHDAEDELESLERELDSSWIGTYTPIPHPEQSALGSADALGSADALGSADALRPTDAQGPADARDLAGLPGPEECWEAGLGPDAVVAPDRTTIPAGHTRPYAPADSADHARRLLRRAENPDRPGPDTALRLRAADTHRITQAFGRHCRTAGREAAFTLYEHAFLLLDGSGLSLWEVEHTATPDGRHMCEVYATEHAARTAMERRAHVS; from the coding sequence TTGGTGCTCCATGTGCCCCACCCGCTCGACGGCGAGCGCGGCCCCGGCGACGAATCGGCCCAGGATCAGCTGGCCGCCCTGCTGGGGCGGGCCCTGAACTCCTTCGACCTGCCGGACGAATTCGTCGAGCGTCTCGACCTGGCGATGGCCCACACCACCTCGCTCCACTCCTCGCTGCACACCTCGGCGGCGGGACCCGGCGGCCACCGGCTGAGCCGCGAGACGTACCGGCACTGCTACCTCCTCCTGGACGGCACCACCGTCACGCTGTGGGAGCTGGCCCACCACGACGGCCGCCAGTACGCGCACGAGGTGTACGCCGCCGAGGAAGACGTCCGCCTGGCCGCGGTCCGGCTGCGCCGCAGGGTGCTGCCGTACGACCCGGCCCACGACGCCGAAGACGAACTGGAGTCGCTGGAGCGGGAGTTGGACTCCTCCTGGATCGGCACCTACACCCCTATCCCGCACCCGGAGCAGAGCGCGCTCGGGTCCGCGGACGCACTCGGGTCCGCGGACGCGCTCGGGTCGGCGGACGCGCTCAGGCCTACGGATGCGCAGGGGCCGGCGGACGCGCGGGACCTCGCGGGCCTGCCGGGTCCGGAGGAGTGCTGGGAGGCGGGGCTCGGGCCCGACGCCGTCGTCGCGCCGGACCGCACCACCATCCCGGCCGGCCACACCCGTCCGTACGCCCCCGCCGACTCGGCGGACCACGCGCGCCGGCTGCTGCGCCGCGCCGAGAACCCGGACCGGCCCGGCCCGGACACCGCGCTGCGGCTGCGGGCGGCGGACACGCACCGGATCACCCAGGCCTTCGGCCGCCACTGCCGCACGGCGGGCCGCGAGGCGGCGTTCACGCTGTACGAGCACGCGTTCCTGCTGCTCGACGGCAGCGGGCTGAGCCTGTGGGAGGTCGAGCACACGGCGACCCCGGACGGCCGTCACATGTGCGAGGTGTACGCGACCGAGCATGCCGCGCGGACCGCCATGGAGCGCCGCGCACACGTGAGTTGA
- a CDS encoding MarR family winged helix-turn-helix transcriptional regulator: MTSAPNWLSDEEQRTWRAYLHATRLLEDHLDRQLQRDAGMPHVYYGLLVQLSQAPRRRMRMTELAKNSKITRSRLSHAVARLENNGWIRREDCPSDKRGQLAILTDAGYEVLERTAPGHVAAVRQAMFDRLTPAQVDQLGEIMRVMAQGLQPTDAKADLPWLR, from the coding sequence ATGACCTCGGCACCTAACTGGCTCAGCGACGAGGAGCAGCGCACCTGGCGCGCCTACCTCCACGCCACCCGGCTCCTCGAAGACCACCTCGACCGACAGCTCCAGCGCGACGCCGGGATGCCGCACGTCTACTACGGGCTGCTCGTCCAGCTCTCCCAGGCGCCCCGGCGCCGGATGCGGATGACCGAGCTGGCCAAGAACTCCAAGATCACCCGCTCCCGGCTCTCGCACGCCGTGGCGCGCCTGGAGAACAACGGGTGGATCAGGCGCGAGGACTGCCCCTCCGACAAGCGGGGCCAGCTGGCGATCCTCACGGACGCCGGGTACGAGGTCCTGGAGCGGACCGCGCCCGGGCACGTGGCCGCCGTGCGGCAGGCGATGTTCGACCGGCTGACCCCGGCCCAGGTGGACCAGCTCGGCGAGATCATGCGCGTGATGGCGCAGGGGCTCCAGCCCACCGACGCCAAAGCGGACCTGCCCTGGCTCCGCTGA
- a CDS encoding PTS fructose transporter subunit IIABC: MSQMISAELVDLALDLAADSKEAAARVLAQRMVALGRVSDLDGFLADVAAREAQMPTGLDGGIGIPHCRSAHVTEPTLAFGRSATGIDFGAPDGPADLIFLIAAPAGADDAHLSILSALARRLMDESFTSALRAATTADEAAALIRGDQNAPAPDPDPAPDPHPDPTPDRPLRIVAVTSCPTGIAHTYMAAESLTRAGQAEGVEIAVETQGSAGFTRLDAAVIAAADGVIFAHDVPVRDKERFAGKPTVDVGVKAGVNRPAELIAEVRDKAARGEITEAGARPSPVEAGGEAGEGYGTKLRKWLMSGVSYMVPFVAAGGLLIALGFAVGGYKVSEAPSVMNHFLWTDSMSWAALLFQVGQIAFAFLVPVLAGYIAYGMADRPGLVPGFVGGAIALDIKAGFLGGLAAGLIAGAVVMAIQKVRIPAPLRGIMPVVVIPLVSSAIVGFLMFLVIGEPIAKLQSALTSWLGGLGGANAITLGVILGLMMCFDLGGPLNKVAYAFAVGGLSDNATSADGSFKVMAAVMAAGMVPPLAMALATTVRGRLFTPAERENGKAAWVLGASFVTEGAIPFAAADPLRVIPSAMAGGAVTGALSMAFGCTLRAPHGGVFVVPLIGHAFLYLLAIAAGTAVSAGLVVLLKGLRGAGPEREGAPGDPAEPKVAVAA, from the coding sequence ATGAGCCAGATGATCAGCGCGGAACTGGTCGACCTCGCCCTCGACCTGGCCGCCGACTCCAAGGAAGCCGCCGCCCGGGTGCTCGCCCAGCGCATGGTCGCGCTCGGCCGCGTCAGCGACCTCGACGGCTTCCTCGCCGACGTCGCCGCCCGCGAGGCCCAGATGCCGACCGGCCTCGACGGCGGCATCGGCATCCCGCATTGCCGCAGCGCCCATGTCACCGAGCCGACCCTCGCCTTCGGGCGCAGCGCCACCGGCATCGACTTCGGCGCCCCCGACGGCCCGGCCGACCTGATCTTCCTCATCGCGGCCCCCGCGGGCGCCGACGACGCCCACCTGTCGATCCTCTCCGCCCTGGCCCGCCGTCTGATGGACGAGTCCTTCACCTCGGCCCTGCGCGCCGCCACTACGGCGGACGAGGCCGCGGCCCTGATCCGGGGCGATCAGAACGCTCCCGCCCCTGACCCTGACCCCGCCCCTGACCCCCACCCCGACCCCACACCGGACCGGCCGTTGCGGATCGTGGCGGTGACGTCCTGTCCGACCGGGATCGCCCACACCTACATGGCGGCCGAGTCCCTCACACGTGCCGGGCAGGCCGAGGGCGTCGAGATCGCCGTGGAGACGCAGGGCTCGGCCGGGTTCACCCGCCTCGACGCGGCCGTCATCGCCGCCGCCGACGGCGTGATCTTCGCGCATGACGTTCCCGTACGGGACAAGGAGCGCTTCGCGGGAAAGCCCACCGTGGACGTCGGCGTCAAGGCGGGCGTCAACCGGCCGGCCGAGCTGATCGCCGAGGTCCGCGACAAGGCGGCACGCGGCGAGATCACCGAAGCCGGCGCCAGGCCGTCCCCGGTGGAGGCGGGCGGCGAAGCCGGCGAGGGATACGGCACCAAGCTGCGCAAGTGGCTGATGTCGGGCGTCAGTTACATGGTTCCCTTCGTCGCGGCCGGTGGTCTGCTCATCGCGCTGGGCTTCGCCGTCGGCGGCTACAAGGTCAGCGAAGCGCCCTCCGTCATGAACCACTTCCTGTGGACGGACTCGATGAGCTGGGCGGCGCTCCTGTTCCAGGTCGGCCAGATCGCTTTCGCGTTCCTCGTCCCGGTCCTGGCCGGGTACATCGCCTACGGAATGGCCGACCGGCCGGGTCTGGTGCCCGGCTTCGTGGGCGGCGCGATCGCCCTCGACATCAAGGCGGGCTTCCTCGGTGGTCTCGCGGCCGGACTGATCGCGGGCGCGGTGGTCATGGCGATCCAGAAGGTGCGCATCCCGGCGCCGCTGCGCGGCATCATGCCGGTGGTGGTGATCCCGCTGGTCTCCTCGGCGATCGTCGGCTTCCTGATGTTCCTGGTGATAGGCGAGCCGATCGCCAAACTCCAGTCCGCGCTGACCAGTTGGCTCGGCGGACTCGGCGGTGCGAACGCGATCACCCTCGGCGTGATCCTCGGCCTGATGATGTGCTTCGACCTGGGCGGCCCGCTCAACAAGGTCGCCTACGCCTTCGCGGTGGGCGGCCTCTCCGACAACGCGACCAGCGCCGACGGCAGCTTCAAGGTGATGGCGGCCGTGATGGCCGCGGGCATGGTGCCGCCGCTCGCGATGGCCCTCGCCACGACCGTACGGGGCCGTCTGTTCACGCCCGCCGAACGCGAGAACGGCAAGGCGGCGTGGGTGCTGGGCGCGTCCTTCGTCACCGAGGGCGCCATCCCCTTCGCCGCGGCCGACCCGCTGCGGGTCATCCCCTCCGCGATGGCGGGCGGCGCCGTCACCGGCGCCCTGTCGATGGCCTTCGGCTGCACGCTGCGGGCCCCGCACGGCGGCGTCTTCGTGGTCCCGCTGATCGGGCACGCCTTCCTGTATCTGCTGGCCATCGCGGCCGGGACGGCGGTCAGCGCCGGCCTGGTGGTGCTGCTCAAGGGCCTGCGCGGGGCCGGACCCGAACGGGAGGGCGCACCGGGCGACCCGGCCGAACCGAAGGTGGCGGTCGCCGCCTGA
- a CDS encoding DeoR/GlpR family DNA-binding transcription regulator, whose product MYAPERQQEILRIARESGRVDVLSLADTFQVTAETVRRDLKALDRAGLVRRVHGGAIPAGRLDFEPDLAERESTAADEKDRIARAALAELPAEGSVILDAGSTIARLAAGLPLESGLTLVTHALPVAARLADHPAIDLHLVGGRVRHRTRAAVDAWALRAYGEIRADVAFLGTNGFGADHGLTTPDLAEAAVKRAVIGAARRVVLLADSAKHGQEHFARFGDLADIDLLITDRGLAPDSVAAIEAAGTDVITV is encoded by the coding sequence ATGTATGCACCGGAGCGCCAACAGGAAATCCTCCGCATCGCCCGGGAGAGCGGCCGCGTCGACGTGCTGTCCCTCGCCGACACCTTCCAGGTGACCGCCGAGACCGTACGACGCGACCTGAAGGCCCTCGACCGCGCCGGCCTGGTGCGCCGCGTGCACGGCGGAGCCATCCCCGCCGGCCGGCTCGACTTCGAACCCGACCTCGCCGAGCGCGAGTCCACCGCCGCCGACGAGAAGGACCGTATCGCCCGCGCCGCCCTCGCCGAACTGCCCGCCGAGGGCAGCGTCATCCTCGACGCCGGGTCGACCATCGCGCGCCTCGCCGCCGGGCTCCCCCTCGAAAGCGGCCTGACCCTGGTCACCCACGCCCTGCCCGTCGCCGCCCGGCTCGCCGACCACCCCGCCATCGACCTCCACCTCGTCGGCGGCCGGGTCCGGCACCGCACCCGGGCCGCCGTCGACGCCTGGGCCCTGCGCGCCTACGGCGAGATCCGCGCCGACGTCGCCTTCCTCGGCACCAACGGCTTCGGCGCCGACCACGGCCTCACCACCCCCGACCTCGCCGAGGCCGCCGTCAAGCGGGCCGTGATCGGCGCCGCCCGACGCGTGGTGCTGCTCGCCGACTCCGCCAAACACGGCCAGGAACACTTCGCCCGCTTCGGAGACCTCGCCGACATCGACCTCCTCATCACCGACCGGGGGCTCGCCCCCGACAGCGTCGCCGCCATCGAGGCCGCCGGTACGGACGTGATCACCGTATGA
- a CDS encoding MFS transporter produces the protein MTSTTTSSTPESAAPAAADRRRWFALAIVMTAAFMDLVDVTIVNIAIPSIQQDTGASFSSIQWITAGYALAFAAGLITGGRLGDIHGRKKLFLIGIAGFTLASALCGFAANPEMLVASRILQGAMAAMMVPQVLSIVHATFPAHERGKVFGLFGAVVGLGAVSGPLLGALLTEWNLFGLEWRPIFLINLPVGIVGLILGTKFITESKAPKALKLDLVGVVLVTLGLLMLLYPLTRGRELGWPLWGYLSMAGSVLVFGGLIAYERMKAARDGSPLIELSLFKVKSFAAGIAVQATFGVGLGIFFLVWTLYMQLGLGWSALRAGLTGVPFSIAVSVAAGLSVQKLVPRFGRKVLQSGALTMAAGLLIYIWEAGRYGLDIAPWQMALPLVVMGLGMGLIVAPLTDAVLSEVPKEHSGSASGLINTVQQMGNALGLGLVSVVFFGSIGDDVAPSRLGQAFVEGFQHSLWYVAGVLGVIFLVMFALPGRAAGVVRAEAEQPEPRNLPRERQPVA, from the coding sequence ATGACCTCCACCACGACCAGCAGCACCCCAGAGTCCGCGGCGCCGGCCGCAGCAGACCGCCGCCGGTGGTTCGCCCTCGCCATCGTCATGACCGCGGCCTTCATGGACCTGGTCGATGTCACGATCGTCAACATCGCCATCCCGTCGATCCAGCAGGACACCGGGGCGAGCTTCTCCTCGATCCAGTGGATAACCGCCGGCTACGCGCTCGCGTTCGCCGCGGGTCTGATCACCGGCGGCCGCCTCGGCGACATCCACGGCCGCAAGAAGCTCTTCCTCATCGGCATCGCCGGCTTCACCCTGGCCTCCGCGCTGTGCGGATTCGCCGCCAACCCCGAGATGCTGGTCGCCTCCCGCATCCTGCAAGGCGCGATGGCCGCCATGATGGTGCCGCAGGTCCTGTCCATCGTGCACGCCACCTTCCCCGCCCACGAACGCGGCAAGGTCTTCGGCCTGTTCGGCGCGGTCGTCGGACTCGGCGCGGTCTCGGGACCCCTGCTCGGCGCGCTGCTCACCGAGTGGAACCTGTTCGGCCTGGAATGGCGCCCGATCTTCCTGATCAACCTGCCGGTCGGGATCGTGGGCCTGATCCTCGGCACCAAGTTCATCACCGAGTCCAAGGCGCCCAAGGCCCTCAAGCTCGACCTCGTCGGCGTGGTCCTGGTGACGCTCGGCCTGCTCATGCTGCTCTACCCGCTGACCCGTGGCCGTGAGCTCGGCTGGCCGCTGTGGGGCTACCTCTCGATGGCCGGCAGCGTCCTGGTCTTCGGAGGGCTCATCGCGTACGAGCGGATGAAGGCGGCCCGGGACGGCTCCCCGCTGATCGAACTGTCGCTGTTCAAGGTCAAGAGCTTCGCCGCGGGCATCGCCGTGCAGGCCACCTTCGGTGTCGGCCTCGGCATCTTCTTCCTCGTGTGGACGCTCTACATGCAGCTGGGCCTCGGCTGGAGCGCCCTGCGCGCGGGCCTCACCGGGGTGCCGTTCTCCATCGCGGTCTCGGTGGCGGCGGGCCTGTCCGTGCAGAAGCTCGTCCCGCGCTTCGGACGCAAGGTCCTCCAGAGCGGCGCTCTGACGATGGCGGCCGGGCTGCTGATCTACATCTGGGAAGCCGGCCGCTACGGCCTGGACATCGCGCCCTGGCAGATGGCGCTGCCGCTCGTCGTGATGGGCCTCGGCATGGGCCTCATCGTCGCGCCGCTCACCGACGCGGTGCTCTCCGAGGTCCCCAAGGAGCACTCGGGTTCCGCGTCCGGGCTCATCAACACGGTGCAGCAGATGGGCAACGCGCTCGGGCTCGGCCTGGTGTCGGTCGTCTTCTTCGGCTCGATCGGCGACGACGTTGCGCCGTCGCGGCTGGGGCAGGCGTTCGTGGAGGGGTTCCAGCACTCGCTCTGGTACGTGGCGGGGGTGCTCGGGGTGATCTTCCTGGTGATGTTCGCGTTGCCCGGGCGGGCGGCGGGGGTCGTCCGGGCCGAGGCGGAGCAGCCCGAGCCGCGCAACCTCCCCAGGGAACGCCAGCCGGTCGCCTAA
- a CDS encoding dioxygenase family protein: protein MTVVRPERMPALYLSHGAPPLADDPLWPAELAAWSAELPRPTAILMVSAHWEEAPLALGATETVPLVYDFWGFPDHYYQVRYAAPGAPELADSVRKLLRGPGMPVQDIADRGLDHGAYVPLVEMFPAADIPVLQISLPTLDPRRLYGIGRTLAPLRDEGVLIVGSGFFTHNLAALRHTGGQVPSWSAEFDDWGARALDAADVDALLDFAHKAPAGRLAHPRTEHFAPLFVTMGASEGELGGARSVIDGFWMGLAKRSVQYG, encoded by the coding sequence ATGACCGTCGTCCGCCCCGAGCGCATGCCCGCCCTGTACCTCTCCCACGGCGCCCCGCCGCTCGCCGACGATCCGCTCTGGCCCGCCGAGCTGGCGGCCTGGTCCGCGGAACTGCCCCGCCCCACCGCCATCCTGATGGTCTCCGCGCACTGGGAGGAGGCCCCGCTCGCGCTCGGCGCCACCGAGACCGTGCCGCTGGTGTACGACTTCTGGGGCTTCCCCGACCACTACTACCAGGTGCGCTACGCGGCCCCCGGCGCGCCCGAACTCGCCGACTCCGTACGCAAGTTGCTGCGCGGACCCGGGATGCCGGTGCAGGACATCGCGGACCGCGGGCTCGACCACGGCGCCTATGTCCCGCTGGTGGAGATGTTCCCCGCCGCCGACATCCCCGTCCTCCAGATCTCCCTGCCCACCCTGGACCCGCGCCGCCTGTACGGCATCGGTCGCACCCTGGCCCCGCTGCGCGACGAGGGCGTACTCATCGTCGGCAGCGGGTTCTTCACCCACAACCTGGCCGCCCTGCGCCACACCGGCGGTCAAGTCCCCAGCTGGTCGGCCGAGTTCGACGACTGGGGGGCGCGGGCACTGGACGCCGCCGATGTCGATGCCCTGCTCGACTTCGCGCACAAGGCCCCGGCGGGCCGGCTCGCCCACCCCCGCACCGAGCACTTCGCCCCGCTCTTCGTGACGATGGGCGCGAGCGAGGGCGAGCTCGGCGGGGCGCGCAGTGTCATCGACGGGTTCTGGATGGGGCTCGCCAAGCGGTCCGTGCAGTACGGCTGA
- a CDS encoding GNAT family N-acetyltransferase codes for MSQKRTEVQVRAGVEADLGALTHLYNHFIRETAITFDTDPFTTEQRRPWLHSHPEDGPHRLLVAHDARFVGEDRVLGYATSSPFRAKPAYATSVEVSVYCAPEATGRGVGTLLYDALFKAMAGQDVHRAYAGIALPNEASRRLHERFGFTHIGTYREVGRKFGRYWDVAWYEKELGAS; via the coding sequence GTGTCGCAAAAACGTACAGAGGTCCAGGTCAGAGCGGGTGTGGAGGCGGATCTGGGGGCGCTCACGCATCTTTACAACCACTTCATCCGTGAGACAGCCATCACATTCGACACGGACCCCTTCACCACCGAACAGCGCCGTCCGTGGCTGCACTCCCACCCTGAAGACGGCCCGCACCGTCTTCTGGTTGCTCACGATGCCCGTTTTGTCGGCGAGGATCGTGTGTTGGGCTATGCGACCAGCAGCCCGTTCCGCGCCAAGCCCGCGTACGCGACGTCCGTCGAGGTGAGCGTGTACTGCGCGCCGGAGGCGACCGGGCGGGGCGTCGGCACGCTCCTGTACGACGCCCTCTTCAAGGCTATGGCGGGCCAGGACGTGCACCGCGCCTACGCGGGGATCGCCCTGCCGAACGAGGCCTCGCGGCGGCTGCACGAACGCTTCGGCTTCACCCACATAGGCACCTACCGCGAGGTGGGCCGCAAGTTCGGCCGCTACTGGGACGTGGCCTGGTACGAGAAGGAGCTGGGCGCTTCCTAG
- the pfkB gene encoding 1-phosphofructokinase, translating to MNILTVTPNPSLDRTYEVPDLARGEVLRATGERVDPGGKGVNVSRAVAAAGHHTVAVMPLGGAPGALVAELLAGQGIDVAPVPVAGPTRSNIAVAEPDGTLTKINAPGPQLSAAESELLLDTVTEHSGRADWIACCGSLPRGLTPQWYADLVARAHAAGAKVALDTSGPSLIAALRERPDVVKPNAEELAQAVGRPLATIGDAVKAAEEVRELGAGTVLASLGADGQLLVGASGTYFASAPVALVRSNVGAGDASLAGFLAAGGEGPGALAAAVAHGAAAVQLPGSVMPTPADLDPAAVTVTDAVPLDRPLTEPAS from the coding sequence ATGAACATCCTCACCGTCACCCCCAACCCCAGCCTGGACCGCACCTATGAGGTCCCTGACCTCGCCCGGGGCGAGGTGCTGCGCGCCACCGGCGAGCGCGTCGACCCCGGCGGCAAGGGCGTCAACGTCTCCCGCGCCGTCGCCGCCGCCGGACACCACACCGTCGCCGTCATGCCGCTCGGCGGCGCCCCCGGCGCGCTGGTCGCCGAACTCCTCGCCGGGCAGGGCATCGACGTCGCCCCCGTGCCCGTCGCCGGGCCCACCCGCTCCAACATCGCGGTCGCCGAACCCGACGGCACCTTGACGAAGATCAACGCGCCGGGCCCCCAACTGAGCGCCGCCGAAAGCGAGTTGCTGCTCGACACGGTCACCGAGCACTCGGGGCGGGCCGACTGGATCGCCTGCTGCGGCAGCCTCCCGCGCGGTCTGACCCCCCAGTGGTACGCCGACCTCGTCGCCCGCGCCCACGCCGCCGGAGCCAAGGTCGCCCTCGACACCTCCGGGCCCTCCCTCATCGCCGCCCTGCGCGAACGCCCCGACGTGGTCAAACCCAACGCCGAGGAGCTCGCCCAGGCCGTCGGCCGCCCCCTCGCCACCATCGGCGACGCCGTCAAGGCAGCTGAAGAAGTACGGGAGTTGGGGGCCGGCACCGTCCTCGCCAGCCTCGGCGCCGACGGCCAGCTCCTGGTCGGCGCATCCGGCACCTACTTCGCCTCCGCGCCCGTCGCCCTCGTACGCAGCAACGTGGGAGCCGGCGACGCCTCGCTCGCCGGGTTCCTCGCGGCGGGCGGCGAGGGCCCCGGCGCGCTGGCCGCCGCCGTCGCCCACGGCGCCGCCGCCGTCCAGCTCCCCGGCAGCGTGATGCCGACCCCCGCCGACCTCGATCCGGCGGCGGTCACCGTCACCGACGCCGTCCCGCTGGACCGCCCCCTGACGGAACCGGCGTCATGA
- a CDS encoding helix-turn-helix transcriptional regulator — protein MTDTPARLLHLLSLLQTPREWPGGELAGRLGVSRRTVRRDIDRLRELGYPVQAARGAEGGYRLVAGKAMPPLVLDDEEAVAIAVGLRAGAGHAVDGVDEASVRALAKLEQVLPSRLRHRVASLQAATMPLAGPWRGDGATVDPHTLTTLASAVTGEERLRFGYVSGDGTATKRLVEPYRLVSTGRRWYLVAYDVERGDWRTFRVDRVADPLATGARFAPRELPEANAAEFVRTSMNRLQPVLDIDVTFEAPADFVTARLPGSLGAPEPLGAGRCRLRASCTDSLEWVALRLALVDCEFTVHEPPSMTAYLHELGERLTRATARRRDE, from the coding sequence ATGACCGACACCCCGGCACGGCTGCTGCACCTGCTCTCCCTGCTCCAGACCCCGCGCGAGTGGCCAGGCGGCGAGCTCGCCGGGCGCCTCGGGGTCTCCCGGCGTACGGTGCGGCGCGACATCGACCGGCTGCGCGAACTCGGCTATCCCGTCCAGGCGGCGCGGGGCGCGGAGGGCGGCTACCGCCTCGTGGCGGGCAAGGCGATGCCGCCGCTGGTCCTGGACGACGAGGAGGCGGTGGCGATCGCGGTGGGGCTGCGGGCGGGCGCGGGCCATGCCGTGGACGGCGTGGACGAGGCGTCGGTGCGGGCCCTGGCCAAACTGGAACAGGTGCTGCCCTCCCGGCTGCGCCACCGCGTCGCGAGCCTCCAGGCGGCGACGATGCCGCTGGCCGGACCCTGGCGCGGGGACGGCGCGACGGTCGACCCGCACACCTTGACCACGCTCGCCTCGGCCGTCACCGGCGAGGAGCGGCTGCGGTTCGGCTATGTCTCCGGCGACGGCACGGCCACCAAGCGCCTGGTCGAGCCGTACCGGCTGGTGTCGACGGGACGCCGGTGGTACCTGGTGGCGTACGACGTGGAGCGCGGCGACTGGCGTACGTTCCGGGTCGACCGGGTCGCCGATCCGCTGGCGACCGGGGCGCGCTTCGCGCCGAGGGAGCTGCCCGAGGCCAACGCCGCAGAGTTCGTGCGCACCTCGATGAACCGGCTCCAGCCCGTCCTGGACATCGACGTCACCTTCGAGGCGCCGGCCGACTTCGTGACCGCCCGCCTGCCCGGCTCGCTCGGTGCACCCGAGCCGCTGGGGGCGGGGCGCTGCCGGTTGCGCGCCTCGTGCACCGACTCCCTGGAGTGGGTGGCGCTGCGGCTGGCCCTGGTGGACTGCGAGTTCACCGTCCACGAGCCGCCGTCGATGACCGCCTATCTGCACGAGCTGGGCGAGCGGCTGACCCGGGCGACCGCGCGCCGGCGGGATGAGTGA
- a CDS encoding sigma-70 family RNA polymerase sigma factor, whose translation MATRAVARRQSASGGSDSGSRVRAISGEIADRDLVGMYLDEIARTPLLDAAKEVELSQTIEAGVYARQILDGEVESEAGGATPEELEALYAAGERAKDLFIRSNLRLVVAVARRYPRAGLPLLDLIQEGNAGLVRAVEKFDYAKGFKFSTYATWWIRQAITRSIADQSRTIRLPVHLVEELGRIRRVQREFNRENGRDPEHTEIAAELGSTPERVGDVLDWARDPVSLNMPVDDQGETQFGDLLEDTSAVSPEQSVLTLLRSEELDDLIGKLDQRTASIIKMRYGIDDGRERTLTEVGKEHGLTRERIRQIEKHALLELKKMARDTGFDAAA comes from the coding sequence ATGGCAACCCGCGCCGTCGCCCGCCGACAGTCCGCCTCTGGCGGCTCGGACTCTGGAAGCAGGGTCCGCGCAATCAGCGGTGAGATCGCCGACCGCGACCTGGTCGGTATGTACCTCGACGAAATCGCGCGTACGCCGCTGCTCGACGCCGCCAAGGAGGTCGAGCTCTCGCAGACCATCGAAGCCGGTGTATACGCACGCCAGATCCTCGACGGAGAGGTGGAGAGCGAAGCAGGGGGCGCCACGCCCGAGGAGCTCGAAGCGCTGTACGCCGCGGGCGAGCGCGCCAAGGACCTCTTCATCCGCTCCAACCTCCGCCTGGTCGTAGCCGTCGCCCGCCGTTACCCGAGGGCCGGCCTGCCCCTGCTCGACCTCATCCAGGAGGGCAACGCCGGCCTGGTGCGCGCCGTCGAGAAGTTCGACTACGCCAAGGGCTTCAAGTTCTCCACGTACGCCACCTGGTGGATCCGCCAGGCCATCACCCGCTCCATCGCCGACCAGTCCCGCACCATCCGCCTGCCCGTCCACCTGGTGGAGGAGCTCGGCCGCATCCGCCGGGTCCAGCGCGAATTCAACCGGGAGAACGGCCGCGATCCCGAGCACACGGAGATCGCCGCCGAGCTGGGCTCCACGCCCGAGCGCGTCGGTGACGTGCTGGACTGGGCGCGTGACCCGGTCTCCTTGAACATGCCGGTCGACGACCAGGGCGAGACCCAATTCGGCGACCTGCTCGAAGACACCTCCGCCGTCTCACCCGAACAGTCCGTGCTCACACTGCTGCGCAGCGAGGAGCTCGACGACCTGATCGGCAAGCTCGACCAGCGAACCGCCTCGATCATCAAGATGCGTTACGGCATTGACGACGGCAGGGAGCGTACGCTGACAGAGGTGGGCAAGGAACACGGTCTGACCCGCGAGCGGATCCGTCAGATCGAGAAGCACGCCTTGCTCGAACTGAAGAAGATGGCCCGCGACACGGGCTTCGACGCGGCGGCCTAG